Proteins co-encoded in one Neodiprion lecontei isolate iyNeoLeco1 chromosome 3, iyNeoLeco1.1, whole genome shotgun sequence genomic window:
- the LOC107224759 gene encoding restin homolog isoform X3 — protein sequence MLVTSIIKTQTCEMTEAKLSGLRPPTKIGRPCCASGPKPSVPPSPSRSSAKNSMEHLWETHGRRLSETGSRRDSDTSVVLTEDTDSFIIGDRVWVGGTKPGLIAYIGETQFAPGDWAGIVLDEPIGKNDGSVAGSRYFQCEPKRGVFSRLTRLTRRPLSDLPPSALSPTQRTPTSPTESTRGNLSKSISPSLNTSTTSLSSVSHRELRLGERVIVSSSQGSKAGILRFMGTTEFANGEWCGIELDDPVGKNDGSVGEKRYFECRPKHGLFAPIHKVSRSPSSKRSSTCIVHKPTGAALNMALRKMGSRESLLSTSSISSTQASTVSKSAAASAREMLKDKQIEIEHLHKERDLERQRVTRAANQADQAEHTILLMKQEYERYRENMEKKIQDAEQALAQLLDEKSILVTQLDEERRKCEDLLFRFEEESVDKDAIQQEKTTQNVTNSLNENKIKELELKLSEERERVVQLEQDSIKLFEAEEELTKLRSELSSTVGQDQSASEELQKLGQQLEEMQKTLQLKENEKSDLIARYEEQIKTFQAQLTEHEKSTASLTDSESTLKNELEHAKQSLESRNTIISQMSQKYDNDIAKLKEDIQQSVITMDNITRNNTLSQESLISKYENIISEKDNIIKQKTEELDTEVKRNLEMQKTNLEQLKSDNTKRFEELSDTFKSQLTEKELKIVNITSQLDEKNKEIEKLMTEMKICNQSRDSELQKAFLEIEDLKQKLKSLDENNNYLKNQIQTLELKIEDDNKKFDYEKKKLEIDIADFKSSSLDTLAQLKQLKEELSNKETEISNLSESNVKTIEQMAKDIENKLSAKEEIIQQLKLETVNKTKEIENAQQEIIDLKAIVLQKTTEVEQFSKKCTELENSISPSVNGKTLLETELQSLTSTNAELNRKLITLEEKNSLLVEQKKKLELDICNLISSTANSSDQLMKYNEDLRQKEQELDEVRDKVGQIQNSLESVQNTLKSTEQDLEKSQLLNKESNSKLDEVQGLLMSEKKINTDLTLQLGSLKNRERELVETVDKGKDLSLEIEKKTNQVTELNTQLGFRDQEIGELKDRCKELQKLHDETIENTNKEKIISENLIKDLKVRVEEFSQELKTLQQSKQKLENELNGREQSIEEIVQKLNSEVNSKENLNKLFLEATSQLNLSEKKMKAMQEEIDIRDDNLKSMNVKYNHGLTQIALLKSANDNSASEAQMKLVTMEKQLANITTEHETVTKSLAEITQLHGELNTKLADATENNKILTTKVTDTETQLKSEKDLVSELNNKIIAFEEKSAQSVRELAKLNEELKIEKQNSNSALEEKRVLQDAIKVLQEQLLAMQNDLSVKKSAEVELIAKLENSTKAQEKSCQDIEVAKETEIKNLKSNLDKVALQNAELIKNMNSLKATITQKDTEFSIMKKSLDELNAQVKHAEKTECEQTKTIEEYQMKLTTQQLELDNTNKQNLNLRQTKESLETLLQEKEQSISAIKESLNKDIQDKSNAKELTHQLNLVHAEVNQLKETESNLKKELAEVNKKWVEAKEALKLAGQNQKNLKDVEVIPSNQSIHPAGGDVSKNKKIIGNDVDMDKLLEEHELAQGQIDFLNSVIIDMKKKNDALTCKVEVLEMGIPPSEADDYNLISINSRMAAPRMFCDICDQFDLHDTEDCPRQAQDSPEPETSQRTPKKQPGERPYCDVCEVFGHDTTNCEDEETF from the exons AAAACTCCATGGAGCACCTATGGGAGACGCACGGTCGCCGTCTTAGTGAGACGGGATCACGTCGAGACTCAG ATACAAGTGTCGTCTTGACAGAGGACACGGACAGCTTTATAATTGGCGATCGAGTTTGGGTCGGCGGTACGAAACCTGGATTAATTGCTTATATTGGAGAAACTCAATTTGCCCCGGGAGACTGGGCTGGAATCGTACTCGATGAACCAATTG GAAAAAACGATGGATCTGTTGCTGGTTCACGATATTTTCAATGTGAACCCAAAAGAGGGGTCTTCTCTCGGCTCACCAGGCTGACAAGACGACCTTTATCGGATTTACCGCCTTCTGCGCTATCTCCCACACAAAGAACTCCAACGTCTCCTACGGAAAGTACAAGAGGAAACCTGAGCAAGTCCATATCGCCGTCATTGA ACACTTCCACAACAAGCCTGTCGTCGGTGTCACATAGAGAATTAAGATTAGGAGAACGGGTAATTGTGTCTTCCAGTCAAGGCAGCAAAGCTGGTATTTTAAGATTTATGGGAACCACTGAATTCGCCAACGGAGAATGGTGCGGTATTGAATTAGATGATCCGGTTGGAAAAAATGACGGATCAGTTGGTGAAAAAAG GTATTTCGAATGTCGTCCGAAACATGGCCTCTTCGCTCCAATTCACAAAGTAAGTCGATCGCCGTCAAGCAAGAGATCGTCGACATGCATCGTGCATAAACCAACCGGAGCTGCATTGAACATGGCGCTGAGAAAGATGGGGTCCAGAGAGTCTTTGCTATCCACCTCTAGTATTTCCAGTACTCAAGCTAGTACCGTTTCTAAAAGTGCAGCAGCCTCAGCTAGG GAAATGCTGAAAGACAAACAGATAGAGATCGAACATCTTCACAAGGAAAGAGATTTGGAACGCCAACGAGTAACCAGAGCTGCAAATCAAGCCGACCAAGCAGAGCATACAATTCTATTAATGAAACAGGAATATGAAAGG TATAGGGAAAacatggaaaagaaaattcaagatgcGGAGCAAGCGCTAGCCCAATTATTAGACGAAAAAAGTATACTAGTAACGCAACTGGACGAAGAGCGCAGGAAATGCGAAGATTTGTTGTTTCGGTTTGAAGAGGAATCAGTTGACAAAGATGCTATTCAG CAAGAAAAAACTACACAGAAT GTTACGAATTCTTTGaacgaaaacaaaatcaaagaACTTGAGCTCAAACTTTCGGAAGAACGGGAAAGAGTCGTTCAACTGGAACAAGACAGCATTAAACTATTTGAAGCCGAAGAGGAATTGACAAAACTTCGCAGTGAATTGTCTTCTACTGTAGGACAAGATCAGAGTGCCTCAGAAG AACTGCAAAAGCTTGGGCAGCAATTAGAAGAAATGCAAAAGACTCTGCAGCTCAAGGAAAACGAAAAGAGCGACCTCATTGCAAGATATGaggaacaaataaaaacatttcagGCGCAGCTAACTGAACACGAAAAAAGTACTGCTTCGTTAACAGATTCTGAATCAACGTTGAAAAACGAATTGGAGCATGCTAAACAAAGTTTAGAAAGTAGGAATACGATAATTTCACAAATGAGTCAGAAATATGATAATGACATAGCGAAGTTAAAAGAAGACATACAACAATCTGTAATTACTATGGATAACATTACCAGGAATAATACATTGTCACAAGAAAGCTTGATTTCAAAGTATGAGAATATCATATCTGAAAAGGATAATATAATCAAACAAAAAACTGAAGAGCTAGATACGGAAGTGAAACGAAATTTAGAAATGCAAAAGACGAATTTAGAACAATTAAAAAGTGATAACACAAAGCGCTTCGAAGAACTGTCAGATACCTTCAAAAGCCAGTTGACTGAAAAAGAGTTGAAGATTGTAAATATTACCTCACAGCtggatgagaaaaataaagaaattgagaaattaatgactgaaatgaaaatctgtaaTCAAAGTAGAGATTCGGAACTTCAAAAAGCCTTCTTAGAAATTGAAG ATTTGAAGCAAAAGTTGAAGTCActggatgaaaataataattatctgaaaaatcaaattcaaaccTTGGAGTTAAAAATCGaggatgataataaaaaatttgattatgaaaaaaaaaaactt GAAATAGACATCGCAGATTTTAAAAGCTCATCGCTTGATACATTGGCACAGTTAAAACAATTGAAGGAAGAGTTGAGTAAcaaagaaacagaaataagTAATCTTAGTGAAAGTAACGTAAAAACAATTGAACAAATGGCgaaagatattgaaaataaattatcagcAAAGGAAGAAATTATCCAGCAATTGAAACTAGAAACTGTAAACAAAACTAAAGAGATTGAAAACGCTCAACAGGAAATAATAGATCTCAAAGCTATTGTTCTACAGAAGACAACGGAAgttgaacaattttcgaaaaaatgtacag AACTGGAGAACTCAATTTCGCCATCAGTGAATGGTAAGACTTTGCTTGAAACTGAGTTGCAATCTTTAACATCTACCAATGCTGAGTTGAATAGAAAGTTAATTActttggaggaaaaaaattctttactagttgaacagaaaaagaaactg GAATTGGACATATGTAATTTAATAAGTTCCACGGCGAACTCATCTGATCAACTTATGAAATATAACGAAGATCTCAGACAAAAGGAACAAGAGTTGGACGAAGTGCGCGACAAAGTCGgccaaattcaaaattctctCGAATCTGTTCAAAATACTCTGAAGTCAACTGAGCAAGATTTAGAAAAGTCACAACTATTGAATAAAGAATCTAACTCGAAGCTTGATGAAGTACAAGGTTTGCTTAtgtcggagaaaaaaataaacactgATCTCACATTGCAACTTGGTTCCTTGAAAAATCGAGAACGTGAACTGGTTGAAACTGTTGATAAAGGTAAAGATCTAAgtttggaaatagaaaaaaaaacaaatcaagtTACTGAATTGAATACTCAACTTGGTTTTCGTGATCAAGAAATTGGAGAATTAAAGGACAGATGTaaagaattacaaaaattacatGATGAAACTATTGAAAATactaataaagaaaaaattattagtgAAAATCTTATAAAAGACTTGAAAGTGAGGGTTGAAGAATTTTCACAGGAACTTAAAACTTTGCAGCagtcgaaacaaaaattagaaaatgaaCTAAATGGAAGAGAACAGTCTATTGAAGAAATAGTCCAGAAACTTAATTCTGAAGTGAATTCTAAAGAAAACTTGAATAAACTATTCTTAGAAGCAACTTCACAGCTTAACTtgagtgaaaagaaaatgaaagcgATGCAAGAAGAAATAGATATTCGTGACGATAACTTGAAGTCTATGAATGTCAAGTACAACCATGGTCTAACACAAATAGCTTTATTGAAATCTGCAAACGATAATTCTGCTTCAGAAGCACAAATGAAACTGGTGACTATGGAAAAACAATTAGCTAATATTACAACTGAACATGAGACTGTAACTAAATCTCTTGCTGAAATAACTCAGCTCCATGGTGAATTGAATACTAAGTTAGCAGATGCGACAGAGAATAACAAAATTCTTACTACCAAAGTTACCGATACTGAAACTCAATTGAAATCCGAAAAAGATCTTGTTTcagaattaaataataaaattattgcctttgaagaaaaaagcgCACAGTCTGTAAGGGAATTAGCCAAACTCAATGAAGAGCTTAAAATTGAGAAACAAAATTCGAATTCTGCGTTAGAAGAGAAGCGTGTATTGCAAGATGCAATAAAGGTACTACAAGAACAGTTACTTGCTATGCAAAATGATTTATCTGTTAAAAAATCTGCTGAGGTAGAATTGATAGCCAAATTAGAGAATTCAACCAAAGCACAGGAAAAATCTTGCCAAGATATCGAAGTTGCAAAGGAAaccgaaataaagaatttaaagAGTAATCTTGATAAAGTGGCGTTACAAAATGCcgagttgataaaaaatatgaattctCTAAAAGCGACAATAACTCAAAAAGATACTGAATTCAGCATTATGAAAAAGTCTCTTGACGAGCTCAACGCACAAGTCAAGCATGCTGAAAAAACTGAATGTGAGCAGACAAAGACCATTGAAGAATATCAAATGAAGCTCACAACTCAACAATTGGAACTGGATAATACTAACAAGCAGAATCTCAACTTGCGACAAACTAAAGAGTCCTTAGAAACTCTATTGCAGGAAAAGGAGCAAAGCATAAGTGCTATAAAAGAATCCTTGAACAAAGATATCCAAGACAAATCAAACGCCAAAGAACTTACTCACCAGTTGAATCTCGTACATGCAGAGGTGAACCAGTTGAAGGAAACCGAATCTAATTT aaaaaaagaattagcaGAGGTCAATAAGAAATGGGTTGAAGCCAAAGAAGCCCTCAAACTAGCTGgtcaaaatcagaaaaatcttaaaGAC GTTGAAGTCATCCCAAGTAATCAGTCTATTCATCCTGCAGGGGGCGACGTGAGTAAGAACAAGAAGATCATTG GTAATGACGTTGATATGGACAAGTTATTAGAGGAACATGAATTGGCTCAAGGACAAATAGATTTCCTAAACTCAGTTATCATAgacatgaagaaaaaaaatgatgctCTGACATGCAAAGTGGAAGTTCTAGAAATGGGTATCCCTCCAAGCGAAGCAGACGATTACAATTT GATTTCCATCAACTCGAGAATGGCGGCACCTCGTATGTTCTGTGATATCTGTGATCAATTTGATTTACACGACACAGAGGACTGTCCTCGTCAAGCACAAGACTCACCTGAGCCAGAAACGTCACAAAGAACTCCAAAGAAGCAACCGGGTGAAAGACCATACTGCGATGTTTGTGAGG TGTTTGGACATGATACGACTAACTGTGAGGACGAAGAAACCTTTTAA
- the LOC107224759 gene encoding restin homolog isoform X5, which translates to MEHLWETHGRRLSETGSRRDSDTSVVLTEDTDSFIIGDRVWVGGTKPGLIAYIGETQFAPGDWAGIVLDEPIGKNDGSVAGSRYFQCEPKRGVFSRLTRLTRRPLSDLPPSALSPTQRTPTSPTESTRGNLSKSISPSLNTSTTSLSSVSHRELRLGERVIVSSSQGSKAGILRFMGTTEFANGEWCGIELDDPVGKNDGSVGEKRYFECRPKHGLFAPIHKVSRSPSSKRSSTCIVHKPTGAALNMALRKMGSRESLLSTSSISSTQASTVSKSAAASARKPGIRTSTSTRSSVQEMLKDKQIEIEHLHKERDLERQRVTRAANQADQAEHTILLMKQEYERYRENMEKKIQDAEQALAQLLDEKSILVTQLDEERRKCEDLLFRFEEESVDKDAIQQEKTTQNVTNSLNENKIKELELKLSEERERVVQLEQDSIKLFEAEEELTKLRSELSSTVGQDQSASEELQKLGQQLEEMQKTLQLKENEKSDLIARYEEQIKTFQAQLTEHEKSTASLTDSESTLKNELEHAKQSLESRNTIISQMSQKYDNDIAKLKEDIQQSVITMDNITRNNTLSQESLISKYENIISEKDNIIKQKTEELDTEVKRNLEMQKTNLEQLKSDNTKRFEELSDTFKSQLTEKELKIVNITSQLDEKNKEIEKLMTEMKICNQSRDSELQKAFLEIEDLKQKLKSLDENNNYLKNQIQTLELKIEDDNKKFDYEKKKLEIDIADFKSSSLDTLAQLKQLKEELSNKETEISNLSESNVKTIEQMAKDIENKLSAKEEIIQQLKLETVNKTKEIENAQQEIIDLKAIVLQKTTEVEQFSKKCTELENSISPSVNGKTLLETELQSLTSTNAELNRKLITLEEKNSLLVEQKKKLELDICNLISSTANSSDQLMKYNEDLRQKEQELDEVRDKVGQIQNSLESVQNTLKSTEQDLEKSQLLNKESNSKLDEVQGLLMSEKKINTDLTLQLGSLKNRERELVETVDKGKDLSLEIEKKTNQVTELNTQLGFRDQEIGELKDRCKELQKLHDETIENTNKEKIISENLIKDLKVRVEEFSQELKTLQQSKQKLENELNGREQSIEEIVQKLNSEVNSKENLNKLFLEATSQLNLSEKKMKAMQEEIDIRDDNLKSMNVKYNHGLTQIALLKSANDNSASEAQMKLVTMEKQLANITTEHETVTKSLAEITQLHGELNTKLADATENNKILTTKVTDTETQLKSEKDLVSELNNKIIAFEEKSAQSVRELAKLNEELKIEKQNSNSALEEKRVLQDAIKVLQEQLLAMQNDLSVKKSAEVELIAKLENSTKAQEKSCQDIEVAKETEIKNLKSNLDKVALQNAELIKNMNSLKATITQKDTEFSIMKKSLDELNAQVKHAEKTECEQTKTIEEYQMKLTTQQLELDNTNKQNLNLRQTKESLETLLQEKEQSISAIKESLNKDIQDKSNAKELTHQLNLVHAEVNQLKETESNLKKELAEVNKKWVEAKEALKLAGQNQKNLKDVEVIPSNQSIHPAGGDVSKNKKIIGNDVDMDKLLEEHELAQGQIDFLNSVIIDMKKKNDALTCKVEVLEMGIPPSEADDYNLISINSRMAAPRMFCDICDQFDLHDTEDCPRQAQDSPEPETSQRTPKKQPGERPYCDVCEVFGHDTTNCEDEETF; encoded by the exons ATGGAGCACCTATGGGAGACGCACGGTCGCCGTCTTAGTGAGACGGGATCACGTCGAGACTCAG ATACAAGTGTCGTCTTGACAGAGGACACGGACAGCTTTATAATTGGCGATCGAGTTTGGGTCGGCGGTACGAAACCTGGATTAATTGCTTATATTGGAGAAACTCAATTTGCCCCGGGAGACTGGGCTGGAATCGTACTCGATGAACCAATTG GAAAAAACGATGGATCTGTTGCTGGTTCACGATATTTTCAATGTGAACCCAAAAGAGGGGTCTTCTCTCGGCTCACCAGGCTGACAAGACGACCTTTATCGGATTTACCGCCTTCTGCGCTATCTCCCACACAAAGAACTCCAACGTCTCCTACGGAAAGTACAAGAGGAAACCTGAGCAAGTCCATATCGCCGTCATTGA ACACTTCCACAACAAGCCTGTCGTCGGTGTCACATAGAGAATTAAGATTAGGAGAACGGGTAATTGTGTCTTCCAGTCAAGGCAGCAAAGCTGGTATTTTAAGATTTATGGGAACCACTGAATTCGCCAACGGAGAATGGTGCGGTATTGAATTAGATGATCCGGTTGGAAAAAATGACGGATCAGTTGGTGAAAAAAG GTATTTCGAATGTCGTCCGAAACATGGCCTCTTCGCTCCAATTCACAAAGTAAGTCGATCGCCGTCAAGCAAGAGATCGTCGACATGCATCGTGCATAAACCAACCGGAGCTGCATTGAACATGGCGCTGAGAAAGATGGGGTCCAGAGAGTCTTTGCTATCCACCTCTAGTATTTCCAGTACTCAAGCTAGTACCGTTTCTAAAAGTGCAGCAGCCTCAGCTAGG AAACCCGGCATACGTACTTCAACATCTACAAGAAGCTCAGTGCAG GAAATGCTGAAAGACAAACAGATAGAGATCGAACATCTTCACAAGGAAAGAGATTTGGAACGCCAACGAGTAACCAGAGCTGCAAATCAAGCCGACCAAGCAGAGCATACAATTCTATTAATGAAACAGGAATATGAAAGG TATAGGGAAAacatggaaaagaaaattcaagatgcGGAGCAAGCGCTAGCCCAATTATTAGACGAAAAAAGTATACTAGTAACGCAACTGGACGAAGAGCGCAGGAAATGCGAAGATTTGTTGTTTCGGTTTGAAGAGGAATCAGTTGACAAAGATGCTATTCAG CAAGAAAAAACTACACAGAAT GTTACGAATTCTTTGaacgaaaacaaaatcaaagaACTTGAGCTCAAACTTTCGGAAGAACGGGAAAGAGTCGTTCAACTGGAACAAGACAGCATTAAACTATTTGAAGCCGAAGAGGAATTGACAAAACTTCGCAGTGAATTGTCTTCTACTGTAGGACAAGATCAGAGTGCCTCAGAAG AACTGCAAAAGCTTGGGCAGCAATTAGAAGAAATGCAAAAGACTCTGCAGCTCAAGGAAAACGAAAAGAGCGACCTCATTGCAAGATATGaggaacaaataaaaacatttcagGCGCAGCTAACTGAACACGAAAAAAGTACTGCTTCGTTAACAGATTCTGAATCAACGTTGAAAAACGAATTGGAGCATGCTAAACAAAGTTTAGAAAGTAGGAATACGATAATTTCACAAATGAGTCAGAAATATGATAATGACATAGCGAAGTTAAAAGAAGACATACAACAATCTGTAATTACTATGGATAACATTACCAGGAATAATACATTGTCACAAGAAAGCTTGATTTCAAAGTATGAGAATATCATATCTGAAAAGGATAATATAATCAAACAAAAAACTGAAGAGCTAGATACGGAAGTGAAACGAAATTTAGAAATGCAAAAGACGAATTTAGAACAATTAAAAAGTGATAACACAAAGCGCTTCGAAGAACTGTCAGATACCTTCAAAAGCCAGTTGACTGAAAAAGAGTTGAAGATTGTAAATATTACCTCACAGCtggatgagaaaaataaagaaattgagaaattaatgactgaaatgaaaatctgtaaTCAAAGTAGAGATTCGGAACTTCAAAAAGCCTTCTTAGAAATTGAAG ATTTGAAGCAAAAGTTGAAGTCActggatgaaaataataattatctgaaaaatcaaattcaaaccTTGGAGTTAAAAATCGaggatgataataaaaaatttgattatgaaaaaaaaaaactt GAAATAGACATCGCAGATTTTAAAAGCTCATCGCTTGATACATTGGCACAGTTAAAACAATTGAAGGAAGAGTTGAGTAAcaaagaaacagaaataagTAATCTTAGTGAAAGTAACGTAAAAACAATTGAACAAATGGCgaaagatattgaaaataaattatcagcAAAGGAAGAAATTATCCAGCAATTGAAACTAGAAACTGTAAACAAAACTAAAGAGATTGAAAACGCTCAACAGGAAATAATAGATCTCAAAGCTATTGTTCTACAGAAGACAACGGAAgttgaacaattttcgaaaaaatgtacag AACTGGAGAACTCAATTTCGCCATCAGTGAATGGTAAGACTTTGCTTGAAACTGAGTTGCAATCTTTAACATCTACCAATGCTGAGTTGAATAGAAAGTTAATTActttggaggaaaaaaattctttactagttgaacagaaaaagaaactg GAATTGGACATATGTAATTTAATAAGTTCCACGGCGAACTCATCTGATCAACTTATGAAATATAACGAAGATCTCAGACAAAAGGAACAAGAGTTGGACGAAGTGCGCGACAAAGTCGgccaaattcaaaattctctCGAATCTGTTCAAAATACTCTGAAGTCAACTGAGCAAGATTTAGAAAAGTCACAACTATTGAATAAAGAATCTAACTCGAAGCTTGATGAAGTACAAGGTTTGCTTAtgtcggagaaaaaaataaacactgATCTCACATTGCAACTTGGTTCCTTGAAAAATCGAGAACGTGAACTGGTTGAAACTGTTGATAAAGGTAAAGATCTAAgtttggaaatagaaaaaaaaacaaatcaagtTACTGAATTGAATACTCAACTTGGTTTTCGTGATCAAGAAATTGGAGAATTAAAGGACAGATGTaaagaattacaaaaattacatGATGAAACTATTGAAAATactaataaagaaaaaattattagtgAAAATCTTATAAAAGACTTGAAAGTGAGGGTTGAAGAATTTTCACAGGAACTTAAAACTTTGCAGCagtcgaaacaaaaattagaaaatgaaCTAAATGGAAGAGAACAGTCTATTGAAGAAATAGTCCAGAAACTTAATTCTGAAGTGAATTCTAAAGAAAACTTGAATAAACTATTCTTAGAAGCAACTTCACAGCTTAACTtgagtgaaaagaaaatgaaagcgATGCAAGAAGAAATAGATATTCGTGACGATAACTTGAAGTCTATGAATGTCAAGTACAACCATGGTCTAACACAAATAGCTTTATTGAAATCTGCAAACGATAATTCTGCTTCAGAAGCACAAATGAAACTGGTGACTATGGAAAAACAATTAGCTAATATTACAACTGAACATGAGACTGTAACTAAATCTCTTGCTGAAATAACTCAGCTCCATGGTGAATTGAATACTAAGTTAGCAGATGCGACAGAGAATAACAAAATTCTTACTACCAAAGTTACCGATACTGAAACTCAATTGAAATCCGAAAAAGATCTTGTTTcagaattaaataataaaattattgcctttgaagaaaaaagcgCACAGTCTGTAAGGGAATTAGCCAAACTCAATGAAGAGCTTAAAATTGAGAAACAAAATTCGAATTCTGCGTTAGAAGAGAAGCGTGTATTGCAAGATGCAATAAAGGTACTACAAGAACAGTTACTTGCTATGCAAAATGATTTATCTGTTAAAAAATCTGCTGAGGTAGAATTGATAGCCAAATTAGAGAATTCAACCAAAGCACAGGAAAAATCTTGCCAAGATATCGAAGTTGCAAAGGAAaccgaaataaagaatttaaagAGTAATCTTGATAAAGTGGCGTTACAAAATGCcgagttgataaaaaatatgaattctCTAAAAGCGACAATAACTCAAAAAGATACTGAATTCAGCATTATGAAAAAGTCTCTTGACGAGCTCAACGCACAAGTCAAGCATGCTGAAAAAACTGAATGTGAGCAGACAAAGACCATTGAAGAATATCAAATGAAGCTCACAACTCAACAATTGGAACTGGATAATACTAACAAGCAGAATCTCAACTTGCGACAAACTAAAGAGTCCTTAGAAACTCTATTGCAGGAAAAGGAGCAAAGCATAAGTGCTATAAAAGAATCCTTGAACAAAGATATCCAAGACAAATCAAACGCCAAAGAACTTACTCACCAGTTGAATCTCGTACATGCAGAGGTGAACCAGTTGAAGGAAACCGAATCTAATTT aaaaaaagaattagcaGAGGTCAATAAGAAATGGGTTGAAGCCAAAGAAGCCCTCAAACTAGCTGgtcaaaatcagaaaaatcttaaaGAC GTTGAAGTCATCCCAAGTAATCAGTCTATTCATCCTGCAGGGGGCGACGTGAGTAAGAACAAGAAGATCATTG GTAATGACGTTGATATGGACAAGTTATTAGAGGAACATGAATTGGCTCAAGGACAAATAGATTTCCTAAACTCAGTTATCATAgacatgaagaaaaaaaatgatgctCTGACATGCAAAGTGGAAGTTCTAGAAATGGGTATCCCTCCAAGCGAAGCAGACGATTACAATTT GATTTCCATCAACTCGAGAATGGCGGCACCTCGTATGTTCTGTGATATCTGTGATCAATTTGATTTACACGACACAGAGGACTGTCCTCGTCAAGCACAAGACTCACCTGAGCCAGAAACGTCACAAAGAACTCCAAAGAAGCAACCGGGTGAAAGACCATACTGCGATGTTTGTGAGG TGTTTGGACATGATACGACTAACTGTGAGGACGAAGAAACCTTTTAA